One region of Deltaproteobacteria bacterium genomic DNA includes:
- a CDS encoding ABC transporter ATP-binding protein/permease, with amino-acid sequence MADHRVPITRLTWSRFGQAVRDFAACEVGGRARALFALLIALLLAFNALNVVNSYVGRYFMTAIADRDSARFTREAIAYLGVFAASAAVGAFYSFSEQRLGLLWREWLTRQLLNAYLDRRAYYHLSAAGVLTSPDERIAEDVRAFTATTLSFVLMLSNTTVTVVAFSGVLWSISRTLFAVAILYAACGSALTVLFGRPLVWLNYNQLDKEADFRANLVHVQANAESIALLRREGRIGARLRRRFEDLTANMRRIIAVNRNLAFFTNGYNYLIQIIPALLVAPLFIRGEVEFGVITQATMAFATLVGALSLVVTQFQSISSFAAVISRLGSLGEAMEHARSPAAAPIDVREDEARVAYERLTLFSPGNDHVLVRELSVSVPRGTRVLIAGPNDTAKVALFRATAGVWEHGNGRIIRPALDAILFLPERPYLPPGTLRDVLVRTGREGVIGDEQITALLHVLGLEPVLERTGGLDVEQDWDDVLSLGEQQLLSVARVVLAAPRFAFLERPRMVLGSEEAERILSLLRERSITYLTLGDGGDGLDDYDAVLELAGDGGWTWKSIEAGREGVEKSAERS; translated from the coding sequence CGCGGTTCGGCCAGGCGGTCAGAGACTTCGCCGCCTGTGAGGTCGGTGGGCGCGCTCGAGCGCTCTTCGCCCTGCTCATCGCCCTGCTCTTGGCGTTCAACGCCTTGAACGTGGTGAACAGCTACGTGGGCCGGTACTTCATGACGGCCATCGCGGACCGCGACTCGGCGCGGTTCACCCGGGAGGCCATCGCATACCTCGGGGTGTTCGCAGCCTCGGCAGCCGTGGGTGCCTTCTACTCCTTCAGCGAGCAGCGGCTGGGGCTGCTCTGGCGGGAATGGCTCACTCGGCAACTCCTCAACGCGTACCTCGACCGAAGAGCCTACTACCACCTGAGCGCCGCGGGCGTGCTGACGAGCCCTGACGAGCGCATCGCCGAAGACGTCCGGGCGTTCACGGCAACCACCCTCTCGTTCGTACTCATGCTGAGCAATACGACGGTCACGGTGGTGGCGTTTTCGGGCGTGCTGTGGTCGATCAGCCGCACGCTGTTCGCCGTCGCCATCCTGTACGCAGCGTGCGGGTCCGCCCTGACCGTCCTGTTCGGCCGCCCGCTCGTCTGGCTCAACTACAACCAGCTCGACAAGGAGGCCGACTTCCGAGCGAACCTCGTTCACGTTCAAGCGAACGCCGAGTCGATCGCGCTCCTGCGCCGCGAGGGGCGGATCGGCGCCAGGCTGCGGCGCCGGTTCGAGGACCTGACGGCCAACATGCGACGGATCATCGCCGTGAATCGCAACCTGGCGTTCTTCACCAACGGGTACAACTACCTGATCCAGATCATCCCCGCCCTGCTCGTTGCTCCGCTCTTCATCCGGGGCGAGGTCGAGTTCGGTGTGATCACGCAGGCGACGATGGCCTTCGCGACCCTGGTGGGCGCACTCTCGCTCGTCGTCACCCAGTTCCAGTCGATCTCTTCGTTCGCCGCCGTGATCTCGCGTCTCGGGTCGCTCGGGGAAGCGATGGAGCACGCCCGGTCGCCGGCCGCTGCTCCCATCGACGTGCGCGAGGACGAGGCTCGCGTCGCCTACGAACGGCTGACGCTCTTCTCGCCCGGCAACGACCACGTCCTGGTCAGGGAGCTGTCCGTATCGGTTCCGCGCGGAACGAGGGTGTTGATCGCGGGGCCGAACGACACCGCGAAGGTGGCGCTGTTCCGGGCGACGGCCGGAGTGTGGGAACACGGAAACGGACGGATCATCCGGCCCGCACTCGACGCCATTCTCTTCCTCCCCGAGCGGCCGTACCTCCCTCCGGGAACGCTCCGAGATGTGCTCGTGCGAACCGGACGGGAGGGGGTCATCGGGGACGAGCAGATCACCGCCTTGCTCCACGTCCTCGGCCTGGAGCCCGTGCTGGAGCGCACGGGAGGCCTGGACGTCGAGCAGGACTGGGACGACGTCCTCTCGCTTGGCGAGCAGCAGCTTCTCTCCGTCGCCCGTGTGGTCCTCGCCGCCCCTCGATTCGCCTTCCTCGAGCGACCGCGCATGGTCCTCGGGTCCGAAGAGGCCGAACGGATCCTGAGCCTGCTCCGGGAGCGATCGATCACGTATCTGACGCTCGGGGACGGCGGCGACGGCCTCGACGACTATGACGCCGTCCTCGAGCTTGCAGGCGACGGCGGGTGGACCTGGAAGTCGATCGAGGCGGGACGGGAAGGCGTCGAGAAGAGCGCTGAACGATCGTGA
- a CDS encoding phosphoglucomutase, alpha-D-glucose phosphate-specific (catalyzes the interconversion of alpha-D-glucose 1-phosphate to alpha-D-glucose 6-phosphate), protein MTLHPLAGQPVPSDMLIDVARLEREYYERKPDPSDPRQLVRFGTSGHRGTSFDGTLTEGHILAIAQAICDYRRGQGIDGP, encoded by the coding sequence ATGACACTCCACCCGCTGGCAGGCCAACCCGTCCCCTCCGACATGTTGATCGACGTGGCTCGACTCGAGCGGGAGTACTACGAGCGCAAGCCCGATCCGAGCGACCCCCGTCAGCTCGTCCGCTTCGGCACTAGCGGGCACCGGGGCACGTCGTTCGACGGAACCCTGACGGAGGGCCACATCCTGGCCATCGCCCAGGCCATCTGCGATTACCGCCGCGGTCAGGGCATCGACGGCCCGC